In Flammeovirgaceae bacterium 311, one DNA window encodes the following:
- a CDS encoding hypothetical protein (COG3762 Predicted membrane protein), whose translation MAKDSLTEQERKAVIAAIEDAELATSGEIRVHLESHCKGDHLDRAAELFTMLKMHKTELRNGVLFYLALKDHKFAILGDKGINEKVPDHFWEDIRDHMQGLFREGKLAQGLSEGIRMAGEQLKAHFPYQKNDRNELSDDISFGQ comes from the coding sequence ATGGCTAAAGATAGCTTAACAGAACAGGAACGGAAAGCAGTAATTGCAGCCATAGAGGATGCAGAACTGGCTACCTCCGGCGAAATACGGGTACACCTGGAAAGCCACTGTAAGGGAGATCACCTGGATCGTGCAGCAGAATTGTTTACCATGCTCAAAATGCATAAGACCGAGCTGCGCAATGGTGTGCTTTTTTACCTTGCCCTGAAAGATCACAAATTTGCGATTTTAGGAGACAAAGGAATCAATGAAAAAGTGCCTGATCATTTCTGGGAAGATATTCGCGATCATATGCAGGGCCTGTTCAGGGAAGGAAAACTGGCGCAGGGTTTATCCGAAGGTATTCGTATGGCCGGCGAGCAGCTTAAGGCGCATTTTCCTTACCAGAAAAACGACCGCAATGAACTGTCCGACGATATATCTTTTGGGCAGTGA
- a CDS encoding hypothetical protein (COG1512 Beta-propeller domains of methanol dehydrogenase type) produces the protein MLVLLLCCITAYAQVPADQLPPRPNPPMAVNDLANTMSSSQRQQLERKLRNYNDTASTAIVVATIQSTGAYEIADYATSLGHAWGVGRSDVDNGLLILVALKDRQVWIATGYGVEGAIPDAIAKRVVEQIIKPRFRQNDYYGGLDEATSALMSYAAGEYSDLATGPQRERRTRTQEEGSPIGLFMALFFLIFFIILPMRAARRAQRRHLTGKRSGGGCMGPLGMAILMGSMGRRGGGGFGGGGFGGGGGGGFGGFGGGGFGGGGAGGSW, from the coding sequence TTGCTGGTGTTGTTGCTCTGCTGCATAACAGCCTATGCGCAGGTGCCAGCCGATCAGCTGCCCCCGCGTCCTAATCCGCCCATGGCGGTGAATGATCTGGCAAACACCATGAGCAGCAGCCAACGGCAGCAGCTGGAGCGTAAGCTCCGGAATTATAATGATACTGCCAGCACTGCCATTGTAGTTGCCACCATTCAGAGCACCGGTGCCTATGAAATTGCAGATTATGCCACCTCCCTGGGCCATGCCTGGGGCGTAGGCCGCAGCGATGTAGACAATGGTTTGCTTATTCTGGTGGCCCTGAAAGACCGGCAGGTATGGATTGCCACCGGATATGGCGTGGAAGGTGCAATACCCGATGCCATTGCCAAACGAGTGGTGGAGCAGATCATTAAACCCCGCTTCAGGCAAAATGATTATTACGGAGGACTGGATGAGGCCACCTCTGCGCTGATGAGCTACGCCGCCGGAGAATACAGCGACCTGGCTACAGGCCCGCAGCGCGAAAGGCGAACGCGGACGCAGGAAGAGGGCAGCCCGATTGGTTTGTTCATGGCACTTTTCTTCCTGATCTTCTTTATTATTCTGCCTATGAGGGCTGCACGCAGGGCACAGCGCAGGCACCTTACCGGCAAGCGGAGCGGTGGTGGCTGTATGGGGCCTTTAGGCATGGCCATCCTGATGGGCTCCATGGGCCGCAGAGGTGGCGGCGGCTTTGGCGGCGGCGGCTTCGGCGGCGGCGGTGGTGGCGGCTTTGGCGGTTTTGGCGGCGGCGGTTTTGGCGGCGGTGGCGCTGGTGGCAGCTGGTAA
- a CDS encoding Zn-dependent oxidoreductase (COG0604 NADPH:quinone reductase and related Zn-dependent oxidoreductases), which produces MKAAIIKRYGSADSLRIQDVPRPTPTDDEVLVRVRATSINPVDWKIRKGGLKLLTGRDFPKVLGSDFSGEIVETGPNASGYEPGQLVYGMNNAVKGGAYAEYLAVKVNKLAPKPTSLSHEEAAAVPMAALTALQGLKKGGLRAGLKVLVNGASGGVGSFAVQLARAYHASVTGVCSGRHVEMVQKLGADRVINYEQESPLPDTPTYDLIFDAHGTMSFSKARKALREGGQFVSTLPSADKVFWAFASKVVGNQSSHIIHLKVNPTDLSEIRTLIDDGQVKPVIDSVYPLEDIDEAHRKSEEGHASGKIIVSLYAEDTGKK; this is translated from the coding sequence ATGAAAGCTGCTATTATAAAACGCTACGGCTCTGCCGATTCACTACGTATCCAGGACGTGCCCAGACCTACTCCCACCGATGATGAGGTACTGGTGCGGGTACGAGCCACTTCCATCAACCCGGTAGACTGGAAGATCCGCAAGGGAGGATTAAAACTTTTAACAGGCAGAGATTTTCCGAAGGTGCTGGGTTCTGATTTCAGCGGTGAAATTGTTGAAACCGGCCCTAATGCCAGTGGTTATGAGCCGGGCCAGCTGGTGTATGGCATGAACAATGCTGTTAAAGGAGGTGCCTATGCCGAATACCTGGCTGTAAAAGTAAATAAGCTGGCCCCAAAACCAACAAGTTTAAGCCACGAAGAGGCAGCAGCAGTACCTATGGCTGCCCTTACAGCGCTGCAGGGACTGAAGAAAGGTGGTCTTAGGGCAGGGCTGAAGGTTCTGGTGAATGGTGCTTCCGGGGGTGTAGGCTCTTTTGCCGTGCAGTTAGCACGGGCGTACCATGCCAGTGTAACAGGCGTATGCAGCGGCCGGCATGTGGAAATGGTGCAGAAGCTAGGTGCCGACCGGGTTATCAATTACGAGCAGGAATCGCCCCTGCCAGATACGCCAACCTATGATCTTATTTTTGATGCACATGGAACCATGTCGTTCAGCAAAGCCAGAAAAGCTTTGCGTGAAGGGGGACAGTTTGTATCTACACTGCCTTCTGCAGATAAAGTTTTCTGGGCTTTTGCCTCTAAGGTGGTGGGAAACCAGAGCTCGCACATCATTCATCTAAAAGTCAATCCTACAGACCTAAGCGAAATAAGAACCCTTATTGATGATGGCCAGGTAAAGCCGGTTATTGACAGCGTATATCCGCTGGAGGATATTGACGAGGCACACCGGAAAAGCGAAGAAGGCCACGCCAGTGGTAAAATTATTGTAAGCCTATATGCCGAAGATACCGGCAAAAAATAG
- a CDS encoding periplasmic protease (COG0793 Periplasmic protease) yields MHKYNKFFYQLLAFALIVGINVSCEKDEAVAPVIPAPETEVTDQQLQTNNWIYGVMEEIYLWEDELPAEPNMQQEPEDFYKNLLSSKDRFSYIIADYQELMKSLNGVSREAGYEFMLSRSGDDGVVAVILYVKNNSPAREAGLKRGDVITSINGQTLNMSNYQSVIAKVAENHTVDLRRFNEAKNDYDTQTGVALTAVELSENPNYLDTVYVAPNGKSVGYFVYNFFSPGVGNTNEYDREMDNIIADFKSKGVNELILDLRYNSGGSVSSAANLASLVGQNVNNTKVFYENRWNKLYQDYISSRADGDDILRGKFSNKGEAIGNNLASGTIYVLVGSRSASASELIINGLKPYMDVVVIGEKTVGKNVGSVPIEDKENPDNHYGLLPIVFQIYNSQGQSDYANGFTPDAGNEISEFSLFPFRQLGDINEPLLARAMELISGEGARISTKAAREVEPLIPIMSSIDKKTRSNRLIFDKAPQL; encoded by the coding sequence ATGCATAAATACAATAAGTTTTTCTACCAGCTGTTGGCTTTCGCCCTGATTGTTGGTATTAACGTGTCGTGCGAAAAAGATGAGGCGGTAGCGCCTGTCATTCCTGCTCCTGAAACTGAAGTAACTGATCAGCAGCTCCAAACCAATAACTGGATCTATGGTGTGATGGAGGAGATCTACCTCTGGGAAGACGAATTGCCTGCCGAACCCAATATGCAGCAGGAGCCGGAAGATTTCTATAAAAACCTGCTTTCTTCTAAAGACAGGTTTTCATACATCATTGCTGATTATCAGGAGCTTATGAAGAGCCTGAACGGTGTTAGCCGGGAAGCGGGATATGAGTTTATGCTCAGCAGATCTGGCGACGATGGTGTGGTGGCTGTGATCCTGTATGTTAAGAATAATTCTCCAGCCCGGGAGGCCGGCCTGAAAAGGGGCGATGTGATTACCAGCATCAATGGCCAGACGCTTAATATGTCTAACTACCAGAGCGTGATAGCAAAGGTAGCGGAAAACCACACTGTTGACTTACGTCGTTTCAATGAGGCAAAAAATGACTATGATACCCAGACTGGTGTAGCGCTGACAGCAGTGGAGTTGTCCGAAAATCCTAATTACCTGGATACGGTATATGTAGCACCCAATGGTAAGAGCGTAGGCTACTTTGTGTATAATTTCTTTTCTCCGGGTGTAGGTAATACCAATGAGTACGACAGGGAAATGGATAACATTATTGCTGATTTCAAAAGTAAGGGTGTAAATGAGCTTATCCTGGATCTGCGTTATAATAGCGGGGGTTCAGTATCTTCGGCAGCTAACCTGGCAAGCCTGGTAGGTCAGAATGTAAATAACACCAAAGTTTTTTACGAGAACCGCTGGAACAAGCTGTATCAGGACTATATCAGCAGCAGAGCTGATGGTGACGATATTCTAAGGGGCAAGTTCAGTAACAAAGGGGAAGCAATTGGCAATAACTTAGCCTCTGGTACTATTTATGTTTTGGTTGGCTCAAGGTCCGCTTCGGCCAGCGAGCTAATTATTAATGGTCTGAAGCCCTATATGGATGTAGTGGTGATTGGCGAGAAAACGGTGGGCAAAAATGTTGGTTCTGTTCCTATTGAGGATAAGGAGAATCCTGACAACCACTATGGTCTGCTGCCAATTGTGTTTCAGATCTACAACAGCCAGGGACAATCCGATTATGCCAACGGCTTTACCCCTGATGCCGGTAACGAGATTTCGGAATTTAGCCTGTTCCCCTTCCGGCAGCTTGGTGATATCAATGAGCCGCTGCTTGCCAGGGCCATGGAGCTGATCAGTGGCGAGGGTGCCAGAATATCTACCAAAGCTGCGCGTGAGGTAGAACCGCTTATCCCGATCATGTCATCAATCGATAAAAAAACAAGGAGTAACCGCCTGATCTTCGATAAAGCACCACAGCTCTAA
- a CDS encoding TonB-dependent receptor family protein codes for MKMYITVVLAGLFILLNFDARAQSRGGGNETLIIIDGQPATEQELQALSDSSHFEIQYLSPQKAQAIYGPAGAKGALLLTKSKPSGQNKAGPLVVLNGKPVPADSLEHIPFQKIDVLRGRQAINLYGPAAKDGVFMVEAAPEKAHFWLEIVNKKGKPVKGAQLLDEEGNVLAISNKCGMALLENFPVGSNVTIKSKRYQPLQLGISDRKQKIILSK; via the coding sequence ATGAAGATGTATATAACTGTAGTGCTTGCAGGCCTTTTTATTCTCCTGAACTTTGATGCCCGGGCACAATCCAGAGGTGGAGGCAATGAAACGCTGATCATCATCGATGGCCAGCCCGCTACAGAACAGGAACTTCAGGCACTTAGCGATAGTAGCCATTTTGAAATACAGTATCTTTCCCCACAAAAAGCTCAGGCAATCTACGGACCGGCAGGGGCTAAAGGCGCCTTGCTGCTCACAAAGTCGAAGCCATCGGGCCAGAATAAAGCAGGACCGCTGGTGGTGCTCAATGGAAAGCCTGTTCCGGCAGATTCTCTTGAGCATATACCCTTTCAAAAAATAGATGTGCTGCGCGGCAGGCAAGCCATAAACCTATACGGACCGGCAGCAAAGGACGGTGTTTTTATGGTTGAGGCAGCACCTGAAAAAGCACATTTCTGGCTGGAAATTGTAAATAAAAAAGGAAAGCCGGTAAAAGGAGCACAGCTTCTGGATGAAGAAGGTAATGTGCTGGCCATCAGTAATAAGTGTGGAATGGCGCTGCTGGAGAATTTTCCGGTGGGTAGTAACGTTACAATAAAAAGTAAGAGGTACCAGCCGCTACAGCTTGGTATTTCGGACCGAAAACAAAAAATCATTCTTTCAAAGTAA